A region of the Megalops cyprinoides isolate fMegCyp1 chromosome 21, fMegCyp1.pri, whole genome shotgun sequence genome:
AATGAGACCCTGCGGGATCTCCTGTACACGGGCAAGCCCAACAAACGGCCCGAACACGAGATCAAGAAAACGTCCAACTCGGAAATTACTGTCACCAACCTGACGTATCAGAAGGTCACCTCAGAGGATGAGGTAGGGCAATTTAAAGTAACATTGTGAGAGATTTTGTCATCGtattttgacttttttccacGTTGTGTAGTTAACTCTGATGATAACTCCTATTCTGTCCATTTTAGGTGTGTAATCTGATCTTGCTGGCGAACCAGAATCGTTCGACCGCCAGGACTAACATGAACGACCACTCATCGCGTTCTCATTCAGTATTTCAGCTGGACATTGAGGGCGAGAACGTGGACAGAGGGGTCAAGTGCAAGTGTAAGGCtctttctgctgttgtaccgttCTTAGATCATTTCTTACTATGGTTGCTGAAATTTTCAGAGTAGCTATTTTTGGTTGGATTAATGCGGTTAACGCTAAGTATTTGTGCTGGATTCTAATTTTTACTTGACCGTTCACTCCTGGAAGTTACAGTAAAACCACAGCACAAACTCTAAAACTGTTTCAGGGGTTTCCCATCCTTTCCGGAGTCTGTGAATGCATCCAGTTCACAGAGTTGGTGACCTCTAGTCTAATGCTTTCCTGATCAGTTTCCCTGTGACCCATAGGCACAGTGCCTATTGAATCATAAAATTATAGCCAATTTGAGACCCTGACCTTCGATAACTGATCAGGTGTaatcaaaatgatcattttcaccCTAAGGTTTGTGTGATATGTTTACCATTTCTTTGTAGGGCTAGTAgtgttctatttttttaattgttggtgaaatcaagaaagaaaaagtgaatTATTTTTGATTGCCCTTGGCTGTTTGTGGAGTTGAgtcctgactgctgctctgcttGTGTCCAGCCTCCCTGTGTCTGGTGGACCTCGCGGGCAGCGAGAGGGTGCAGAAGAGCCAGTCCCAGGGCGAGAGGTTTAAGGAGATGACTGCCATAAACACCTCCCTCACCAACCTGGGGATCGTCATCACAGCGCTGGCCAACAAGGTCAGTCTGGGTCTGTGTGGGAGCGACCGCCCGTGCTGCTGTGACCGGTGGGATTTGACTGACTCCTCCCCactctgtattcatttttgttttttaggaGAGCTTTATCCCTTACCGTAACTCCAAGCTGACTTATCTGCTCCAGAACTGCCTGGGTGGAAACAGCAAGACGTAAGTGCGAGGACCGTGGAGGGATTAGCCAGCATAGAAGGACTGCTTAGGGTTGATGGCTGGTGTTGAGCTGGTTGACGGTTGAGCAGATTAGACCAGGATTGAATAAATTGGATTATAGCAGATGGCAATGCATTTAACCAATGTGTATAGTgtcagtcttgttttttttttttctatttttcaatTGGACAAATTCTACATTTCTGGTTAGATATGTAACATGGATCATTGCTGTTTAGAGATTGTATAAGCGAAATATTCCTCGTAAGTGTGGGAAGATGCTTTGCTGTAGCTGCTCGGATGCTTCTGCAGGCTCAGAAACGTGGTCACGCCCTCTTTCCCCTGTGCCACAGCCTCATGTTTGTCAACGTTTCCCCGGAAGCGGAGAGCTTTGGCGAGTCCCTCAACTCTCTTCGGTTTGCCAGCAAGGTGGGTACACTCTGGAGTGGAAGAGAGTAGCTGAAAACAACCTCGGGTCTTGGAGAGCTTCTCTGCCTTCTGTTTCTCATGCCTATAAAGGCTTTGTTTTGGTTCATGTCTGCTTTACGTGGTTAGgttgtattgtatgtgtgtgtgtgtgtgtgtgagagagagagagagatttctgTTAGGACTGGCACTAATACTCCCATTGGCCCTGAGTCCTGCCTCAGTTCTCAGGTGtgtatttaacattatttagaAGTCGGTCCCCGTGCTGGCAAAAAACCATTTGCTACTTTGAAAGGGAgctcctaaaaaaaaaaaaaaaatctgcaggaCTCAAGCCCCCAGAGACCGAAATTGGATTCATTACCATGGGGATCCTAATGCCCCGTGGTGGCTCCTGTCAGTTTGCCGATGCGTTATTCAGTGCTTACAACAGTTCTGAAGTGTCATGGTGATGTTGCCTGTCTTGATTCCAAATAGTGGAAACACCCACTTTTCAGTAGTCAGTATCAGGAAGTGATAATCACTTGAGCTGTTTTTCTCCAAGTAAAATGAGCACTGGAATGTCCCTTTGTTTGACCTGTTGATCTGCTGGAGAATATGCATTGAGGTAACTGTGTATTGATTCTTTGTTTTAGGTCAATGATTGTGTAATTGGGACTGCCTCCGCCAACAGAAAATGATGCAGCTtcacttcaaaaagaaaaaaaaattgctcaaGGATTTATACCCTGACTCTGGTGGCTGTTATTATCCCTGTGTTCATCTGCTCATTTACTATCGATGCATTTTATTTTCGATTTTAACGTGCAAATAAAGCTTTTTAATACCCGTTTAAGATTTTGAAAAAGTGCTGAGTGACTCAATTTGAATTGAAACCTCTTGGCggctgtgaaaataaaaattttgtgctgtttgtcaaAATGCCACAAAACCTTGCAAAGGTGATGTACGTGCAAGGGAGAAGCAGTCCGTTGGTTGGTTTCGGGCTGCAGAGGAGCTGCAGGTCTAAAAGGCGTAGGCGTCATTTGggctggggacatgtccccaccactttttgtcatggcccatttcgtccccaccactttaaaaggtgtgaacacgtcgaacccgtcgttgtccccagcacttttcaaaacaaactgacgcccatgctAAAAGGTGTCTAGAATTGAGACTGAACTGGCAGAAGTAAATAAGTGaaattttgatgaaaatgtatgcatcaAATCAAATCCCATGTTTTCCCACTGTAAGTAGAGGTTTGAGGATTAAATAACGGAATTCTTCCATTTATGGTAGGATTCGGGACCTTCTAGTGTTGTTCTGTATTGTATGTGGTGTACATATAACAGAGATTTGCATTGCTCAAAAAAGGACGGCATGTTTTTCAGTAACTGAAAATGTAAGTCTGAAAGCCATGTTGCCTAAAGCTATCGGTGGGAAAATTCGGTCCCAAAATGGTGGCTACAGGAGGCTTGGTCGCCTCACCTGAACGGCTTGCCTCTGCTGGTGGAGACGAACCGGCTCCTTTTAGTCGGCTAAATTGCACTGTCTGGGATCTTAAAGGTGCTCGGCGGTGGCTCGTCTGCACAACATAATGGGAGACTGAGTTCAAACCAgttgaaattaaaaatcaagTTAACAGTTCCACAAACTAATTAAAGGGGTGGAAACGAGGAGCCTTTCCGCTTCTTTCCGAACGACGGAAAAAGTAagtttgatttattcatttattgacCAGCTGGACTGACTAACCGGTTACAGAGATGACCAGTGCGCTACTGTCGTCTGGAAGGCATGTAACattaactagctaacgttagcaaatGGTCGCGGGTAAGGATGCATGTACCTGATGTTAGCCCAGCGGAGCGACAGCAAACAGACGGTGTGATGAGCAACTAGCTAGCAGAGACTTAgcattttttggaaaacatcTGATGCACGACACCTAGTTAGCTCGCTATCAACCTGTCAAATCTGCCAAAGGTAAACCAAACGGCTAGGTAGATAATCGGACATCAAATAACGTAAGCAATGTCTCGTTgagtgcaattaaaaatatacatgtagTATTTAATTATGGGTGTTATGCACTTACGCACAGTTGGTTCAAAACGCTCTGaagtgtgaattatttgttgaCTAGTGGCTAACCTAGCGATCTTGTTCGCAAGCTTGCAGCTAGCTGGGATAGTTGTCTGGATTGAAAGCACAGCCTGCTAGCTGCCTGCTAACTTTTGATCCAGGTGTTGCGCTCTAGTTTTACTAGGCTTTTACATGCGCAAAACGAGCAAGGTACAAATGGCGTTTGTTAAAAAAAGGCTTTCGGAGCCGCTTTGGGCCCGTTTTTCCGAGCAGGGCTAAATCCCCGGACTCGAGTGGTGAAGTACCGTCGGTGGTTGGGGGGCTATCCGCCAGTATGGACGCAGTCGACAACATGTTCCGAAAGTAGGAAGGAGGGGGCGAGCATTTTTCGGCGTGGAATTGGTAAAGAATGGTAATTGGGTATTGGATCACATGTCATTTTGGTCAATCATTTTATTGGCTGTTAAAACAATCGATTATTACAGATTACCACGGGTCAATGTTGTTATGGTTTATCTGCTTATGCCTTTGACTAACTAGTTAGTGGACAACATGGTCACTGAGCAAGTGAATACGATTTCCCTAAATGATAATAGTCCATTGTCATGGGGCACTACTTCGATATTTTCTAGAACATTGTCTGAGTAGCTAAATTATTTTATGCTAAGTTTTACTGTCATATAAACCAGgatattttgtttgcttgtgtacGCTCAGATTAACTACGGTTTTGTTTCATTACGTTGTTACACGATTTTATTGTAACGTTAGTGTCTGGATGTTTTATCCCTATAGATTAGTAGCTAACAATTAAGTTTTAGCACATTGAGCCGCGTGTATTTGTTGTTATCGCGGTGCTCGTTAAGCACTCTTTGTGTTAATTTTACCTGATTCCATTATCTAAACCTCCCTTAGCTTTCTCAAGTCGTTATTTAACATTGCATAGCATATGCAATATGACTGGACATGCAGTTCTAGTCTTCAGTGTACAGACTGGCTTTATTGATAATGATTATgatttatgtataatttacttatttagtTTGATTAATTCAGAACTTTATTTTATCCCCATCTTGGCATCGCGTGCATGTATGGAGTACAGGTGGCACAAGTTCAGTACAAGGTGCCAAATCTAACTCTAGactcaaaacaaaatacagccCAATAAGCACGCTTTCAAGCCAAACCGTGCAGGACACAAACTGCagaagctgaaaaataaatggcagcaTAACATGGGATGTAgagaaatttcatttaaaatatgattctGTCAGTAGTCTCTAAGTTAATGTACAAAAAGAGTTTTACAGAAGTTGTTCTACATTCTCTGTGTTAACAGTGTGATAATACAAAGTTTGTGCAGGTAGCACTGAGGAGATTATTTACAAAGGTCATGAGGGCTGGTTGTGACCCACCCGAACATGAAAATGGGCACTAAGAAGCAACCTGTAAACTTACAGACTCATGAAGCCCCAAAGGTGCCtccagtgactcactgatttgctTTGTTGTGAAGGGTAGTATGTTTTGATTGGATCACACAAGTCAGTGATGGCCAGCACctggtagctccacccattatagGGTTTATGATACTGTCCCATCTGTACTCTTTAGAAGAGTGGTGAGTCGTGCTTTGCCACAGAGAACTAACCCTGGGGATGCAGTGGGAGTGGGCGGAGCATATGTGCAGTATCAGATTCAGACTTCAGACATGGGGTTACTTGAGTTCCCGACACTGTGGCAACATCAGTCAAATCTCTTTGGGAAGGGATGTAATCTACAGCCATGCTGTGGGGCTGGGACTGATAACCCCTTGTGTCTCGGGCAAAGTTTGTGAATTTTCCACCGTTGCTGTGCCACCTTTTGTGGTAAGAGGAGTTCATACCTCAGAGGTTGCAGGTCCATTTCCCAGGTAGAGTGCTGCTGTCCAGTTGTATAATTGGATGTAACCTGCAGATAAAGAAAGGAAATGGAGACTCAATGGACAACTGGCAATCACCCTACAGTACACTaaatataaaactttttttcagttgtctttCAAACAATTTTGGTGTCAgatctgtctttctgtgtatCATTGCAGTTAATTAATGGCCAGTAttgttcttctctctctcacctctcccagCGCTGATGCAGTCTGTCTCCGTGGAGCcgggctgcagcagcagcagcagcagctgtggcgCCCCCTCTGGCTCGGTGGTGCAAGTGTGCTTCCCCAGCGTGCAGGCGTCTGTCTTGGACAGTCTGAACCGGCAGCGGGAGGAGGGCCGGCTCTGTGATCTCTCCATCCAGGTGCAGGGGCAGGTGTTCAGGGCGCACCGCTGCGTGCTGGCCGCCTCTTCACCCTACTTCCACGACCAGGTCTGTTACCCTGCTGACCTGACCACCTGTCCAGCGCCTCCATACGATCGTAGACCACTCTGCTCCGCTCTGACGAATCCAAGCACAAACTTGGGAAAGGTTTGACTTTGTAGGCCATATGCAGGCCTAGTTTAGATTTACATGTACatcttgtcatttagcagactctcgGATCCAAAGCAAGTTAAAGGAAAATGTGGAAAGTGTATCCAATAAAGTTACATGCAATACAGTTTAAAGGTCAGGAGAGACATCACTCAACTCTGCAACCTTAGAGGAAATAACAGGTTGAACCCCTGTGTTGGATAGAGAGAGAACTTGCAGCTTTCAAGAGCAGGGTACCTCACCATGGGTCATTATACTGAATCCTAAAGACTGCATCCCCATGGTAAACGTAAATGTATATTGAGCTCtgataaaacattaatgtacaaaatttatataaatattcttGTGCATCAGCGCTCTTTTTTTAGCTTGAACCTCATTTAATGCATTACTGTTTGGTTTCTACCATGTTGTTGTCACTCCTGTGATAAGTATGAAGGCTTTTTCCTTTGGTAAGTTGCTGTGGAGTGTTGTAGAAATGGTAAACTGTAATCATTTACCTGAATATGTGCGTACAGTTCTTCCCATGAAAGTCAGTTGTTTGGACAAATATGGGTAGTAGAGTGCTTCGGCTCTTTTCAACCCATTTGCAAATGCTATTAGCCAAGCCCAGCGGACAGATACGTAGCATTGGATGCTTCTTAGTCTGGAGGGGTTTACTCTGTTTCGTTTTGGTCTACAATGTTAATATTTAGATGTAGATCATGTCGCATCCTCAGGATGTTGCTTATCCATGGTAGAATGACCTTTCAGAGCCAAGGTCTAATAATAAAAGCTAAATTTAGCCATTCTCTGCTGTGTCCCACCCTTGCCCAGAGCCATTTCTGACCTACTGTACAGTAGCCAATCAGACTTTTTGCATAAGCATGGATCGCAGAAGGCCAGATGCTACCAGCATGACACAgctacagttacagtttttcattcagcagacgcttttatcaaAAGTGCCCTACAGTACATTGGAGGCATACCTTTTGTTGTTATGTGTGTTCCCTGGGAATCGAACCCACAACCTTGGCATTACTCTGTCATGGCATGCTCTTCCAGTTGAGCCATAGGAACACTTTGCAGAATCCACTGTGACTTGATGCGTGATGTCACTGTGGCATGATGTCAGTGGGGCGGGATGACGACTCTGAGGAGGCGGGGTTTCCTCATGTGCTCTCCcggtctgtctctctcgccAGGTGCTGCTGAAGAACATGTCCACAGTCTCCATCCCGGCAGTCATGGACCCGCTGGCGTTCGAGAGCGTGCTGAGCTGCGCCTACACCGGCCAGCTGCGGATGCTGCGGGACGAAATCGTCAACTACCTCACCGTGGGCAGCGTGCTGCAGATGTGGCACATCGTGGACAAGTGCACCGAGCTGCTCAaagaggggcggggcgggggcggggccggcggcCAGCCGGGGGGCGGGGCCCAGGGAAACCccggctgcagcagcagcagcctggtcGGGGCAGGGACTCCGGCCGGCGACGCCCACTCCGCGCCCCACCCGCCCAGCCGCCCCGCCCTCAGCGAGAGCCAGTCCCCCAGCAGCACCAACTACTTCAGCCCCCGAGAGGCCGGCTTCGGGGGCGGGGCCACGGCCGCCGGCGCCGTGGGAGACGGGGGCCTGAACTCCACCCCCAGCTACTGCACACCCTCCGGCGGGGAGGAGGGCTTCTTGAtcgaggaggaggacgaggaggaagaggaggaagagctgctcTACCCCAggaagcaagagagagggagcagccGGAGGAAGAAGACAGCGTCCGTCTCCGACCAGGAGGTGGGGGTGAGCGACAGTTTTGGGGTGTCCTCCTACCAAGGCGGTGACCCCTCCCCTCCGCAGAAGCGCCCCACCTACAGCCAGCCCAGCATCATGCCGCGGAAGCAGTGGGTGGTGGTGAAGACGGAGCGGCCACAGGACGACGAGCTGATCGTGGTGTCGGGCGAGGAAGggggcgaggaggaggaggagagggagatggagatggagagggagagagagagggagaggacctTCAACATCTCCGACGTGAGGACTCTCTCCGCCGAGCTGAACAGAGCGGATGCTGACATGCAGGCACAGGTTGGTTACTGagtgacacagtgtgtgtgtgtgtgtgtgtgtgtgtgtgtctgtgtgtgtgtgtgtgtctgtgtgtgtgtgtgcgcgcgcatgtgcgtgtgtgtatgtgtgagatgTGTCTCATACCAGTGTCACTTCTTAAGTATACAATGTCAGTCTGATCAAGTCTGTCCAAGCAGTTATACATTCAGCCACCTGATTCAAATAAGTGGAGTGGAAACTGAACATCTTGGAATTGTGCACCCTGAATTTGTCTGTGACTTAACtcatctcttgctctctcagGTGGATTACTGCCAATCGTCTGAAGACTACCTCAAGTTTGACAGTGGTTTGATGGATCAGACACCgccacagcaccacagcagctCTGCCAACTCCAGCCAGGGGAGTAACCGGGCTGTGTCTGCGTTACTGGGCCCAGTCCAGTCGAGAGCGCAGCTTTTCCCCATAGACATGCAGGGTAATCAGATTCTCCTCTACAGCCAAGCTCCGCTGGACCCCTCTCCTCCAATCACAGCCGGAGcagggctggggggcggggcttcGCTCAAAGGGATGAACCTGGAGCACGG
Encoded here:
- the zbtb22b gene encoding zinc finger and BTB domain-containing protein 22b, with product MQSVSVEPGCSSSSSSCGAPSGSVVQVCFPSVQASVLDSLNRQREEGRLCDLSIQVQGQVFRAHRCVLAASSPYFHDQVLLKNMSTVSIPAVMDPLAFESVLSCAYTGQLRMLRDEIVNYLTVGSVLQMWHIVDKCTELLKEGRGGGGAGGQPGGGAQGNPGCSSSSLVGAGTPAGDAHSAPHPPSRPALSESQSPSSTNYFSPREAGFGGGATAAGAVGDGGLNSTPSYCTPSGGEEGFLIEEEDEEEEEEELLYPRKQERGSSRRKKTASVSDQEVGVSDSFGVSSYQGGDPSPPQKRPTYSQPSIMPRKQWVVVKTERPQDDELIVVSGEEGGEEEEEREMEMERERERERTFNISDVRTLSAELNRADADMQAQVDYCQSSEDYLKFDSGLMDQTPPQHHSSSANSSQGSNRAVSALLGPVQSRAQLFPIDMQGNQILLYSQAPLDPSPPITAGAGLGGGASLKGMNLEHGAVHLSGHGGSGLDGLDGAGGGSSGKVFMCHCGKTFTHKSMRDRHINMHLDLRPFHCPVCAKKFKMKHHLTEHMKTHTGLKPYDCHGCGKKFMWRDSFMRHRSHCERPGGGGEGGGGPEGGAVVSPPHHQHHLNSEINQSSIGGRSGIPPSGIGGRGGISVLSPHHSSGSGGGLSGLTMAGPGSLLGVSPQSAAHSLGSAVLGLGGSRGGCVDEVCEVTVSESSVT